CTTTTTAAAGATAAGAATCACTTTCTAATCAATCAAAGGATACTTCAAATTTCTTCGTTCTTGATAATATGAGCAATACTCTGCAAAATGTTTAAACTTTATCATTGTAAAAAATATCGAAAGAAATCCCATATTACATTAGTATATATTTGGTATGGGATGAAATTGACTTTCGAAAATATTAACTATATAATGTCTGTAAACAAGAAATAATGAGGTAACGATATGAATAAAACAGAATTACTATTACAAAGACTAGATGATATTGGTCAGTCTCTAAAAGATTCTAGACAAGCACTAGCTTTGCTGGCACTTGGTTCTTGCGGAGCAGAAAGAGAACGATTGGATCAGTACTCCGATTTGGATTTCTTTGTTATTGTAAAAGATGGCTACAAGCAGGCCTATATCCAGGACCTAACCTGGTTAAGTAATCTAGAACCAATTGCATTTCACTACCAAAATACAGTGGACGGACATAAAGTTCTATTTGAAGATGATGTTTTTTGTGAATTTGCTATCTTTGAAGCTCACGAACTAGTAAACATTCCCTTCGCTGAAGGCAAAATTATCTGGAAGGAGGTCGGTTTTGATGGAACAATCTGCCAGCCACAAAGATTGCCATCAAAAGAAAATAGAGATCGTGAATGGCTGTTGGGAGAAATTTTATGCAACCTATATATAGGACTAGGTCGCTATCAACGAGGGGAAAAATTGGCTGCTTATGATTTCATCCAAAACAGATCTGTCAAGCTCTGGACTGAACTAATCAATTTGGAAAAAACTTCTAAATCTAATTTTATAGATATTTTTAACAGCAACAGACGATTTGAAAAAGGTTATCCAAATGAAGCCAAACAATTACCCTACTTTTTGCAAGGTTACGAACGAATTTCTGAATCTGCTCAGGCACTCCTAGAATATCTTGATAAACACTATCCTCTTAACGCATTTATAAAAGAAAAAATTCGTAATTTATTATAAAAGAGACTTTCCAAAAAATAATCTAAATCCCAAAAGTTAGGTATCTTTGTCAACTATAATGGATTAATGAAATTTTAAAGCCTGTAGAAGGTAATCGATGTCCTCTCCTTTCTTATGTTCAGAGCAAGAAAGATTTATTTCTTAAAGTTGCCAAAGTTATCAAATTCAAAGATATTATATTTGATTGGTTTAATCAGAACCTAAAAAGCACCTCTAAGGTTACTTCTTTAGTTGATCTTAGAGTTTACTTTAGTTATTGGACTGCCGGGCGCAGTATGATATAATAGAAACATGAAATTAAAAACTACTTTGAGCCTCCTAGCTGGGCGTTCTTCTCACTTCATCTTGAGCCGTCTTGGCCGTGGAAGTACGCTCCCAGGAAAACTCGCCCTCCAATTTGATAAAGATATTTTACAAAATCTAGCTAAGAACTACGAGATTGTCGTGGTCACTGGAACCAACGGGAAAACCCTGACAACTGCCCTCACTGTCGGCATTTTAAAAGAAGTTTATGGTCAGGTTCTGACCAATCCAAGCGGTGCCAATATGATTACAGGGATTACGACAACCTTCTTGACGGCCAAATCCTCTAAAACTGGGAAAAACATTGCCGTTCTAGAAATTGACGAGGCCAGTCTATCTCGTATCTGTGACTACATCCATCCTAGCCTTTTTGTCATTACTAATATTTTCCGTGACCAGATGGACCGCTATGGTGAGATTTACACAACTTATAACATGATTTTGGATGCCATTCGTAAGGTGCCTACGGCTACTGTTCTCCTCAATGGTGACAGTCCACTTTTCTACAAGCCAGCTATTCCAAATCCTGTACAGTATTTTGGTTTTGACTTGGAGAAAGGGCCAGCCCAACTGGCTCACTACAATACCGAAGGGATTCTCTGCCCTGACTGTAAAGGTATCCTCAAATATGAGCACAATACCTATGCCAACTTGGGTGCCTATATCTGTGAAAATTGTGGTTGCAAACGACCTGACTTGGACTACCGTCTGACAGATTTAGTTGAGTTGACCAACAATCGCTCTCGCTTTGTCATTGACGGACAAGAATACGGAATCCAAATCGGTGGACTTTACAACATCTACAATGCCCTTGCTGCGGTTGCCATTGCTCGATTCCTCGGTGCAGACTCGCAATTGATCAAGCAAGGATTTGATAAGAGTCGCGCTGTCTTTGGTCGTCAGGAAACCTTCCATATCGGTGATAAAGAATGCACCCTTGTCTTGATTAAAAATCCAGTCGGTGCAACTCAAGCCATCGAGATGATTAAACTAGCTCCTTATCCATTTAGCCTATCTGTCCTCCTCAATGCCAACTATGCTGATGGGATTGATACTAGCTGGATCTGGGATGCTGACTTTGAACAAATCACTGACATGGACATTCCTGAAATCAACGCTGGTGGTGTTCGTCATTCTGAAATCGCGCGTCGTCTACGGGTGACAGGATACCCAGCTAATAAAATCACTGAGACAAGCAATCTGGAGCAAGTTCTCAAAACCATTGAGAAGCAAGACTGCAAGCATGCCTATATCCTAGCAACCTATACTGCCATGCTGGAATTTCGTGAACTACTGGCTAGTCGTCAGATTGTTAGAAAGGAGATGAACTAATGGTTTATACTTCACTTTCCTCAAAAGCTGGCAACTACCCTTATCAGCTCAACATTGCCCACCTCTATGGAAACCTCATGAATACCTACGGGGACAATGGAAATATCCTTATGCTCAAGTATGTGGCTGAGAAACTCGGAGCTCATGTAACAGTTGACATCGTTTCTCTCCATGATGACTTTGATGAAAACCACTACGACATCGCCTTTTTCGGTGGGGGTCAAGACTTTGAACAAAGCATCATCGCAGGCGACCTTCCTGCTAAAAAAGAGAGCATTGACAACTACATCCAAAATGATGGTGTGGTTTTAGCCATCTGCGGTGGTTTCCAACTATTGGGTCAATATTATGTTGAAGCTTCAGGCAAACGTATCGAAGGGCTAGGGGTCATGGGCCACTACACCCTCAACCAGACCAATAACCGCTTTATCGGTGATATCAAGATTCACAATGAAGATTTCAATGAAACCTACTATGGATTTGAAAATCACCAAGGTCGCACCTTCCTCTCTGATGACCAAAAACCACTGGGACTGGTTGTCTATGGAAATGGAAACAACGAAGAAAAGATCGGCGAAGGAGTTCATTATAAGAATGTCTTTGGTTCCTACTTCCACGGACCTATCCTTTCTCGTAATGCCAATCTGGCTTATCGCCTAGTCACTATTGCTCTCAAGAAAAAATACGGTCAGGACATCCAACTCCCTGCCTATGAAGACATTCTCAGCCAAGAAATCGCTGAAGAGTACAGTGACGTCAAAAGCAAGGCTGACTTTTCTTAAACCAAGAAAAATTATATCAAAGAACTCCCCTATCTTGTCGGAGTTCTTTTTGCCTGTTCTTTTACCCTTCTCCCTTGCATTTTCTCTCATTTTTTGCCAAAATAGAGGGGTAGAAAGAAGGTAGCATATGTCTAAATTACAACAAATCGAAACATATCTTGAATCAGAAAAACTAGACGTCGCTGTCATATCTGACCCCGTCACTATTAATTACCTCACTGGCTTTTACAGTGATCCCCATGAACGCCAAATGTTCCTCTTTGTCCTAGCGGAGCTGGAACCGCTTCTATTCGTTCCAGCCCTTGAAGTAGAGCGTGCAAGTAGCACTGTTTCCTTCCCAGTAGTTGGTTATGTGGACTCTGAAAACCCATGGAAGAAAATCCAAAATGTTCTTCCACAGCTTGATTTCAAACGTGTCGCTGTTGAGTTTGACAATCTCATCTTGACCAAATATCATGGTTTGAAAACGGTCTTTGAAACTGCTGAGTTTGAAAACCTCACTCCTCGCATTCAACGCATGCGCCTCATCAAATCAGCTGACGAAGTCCAAAAAATGATGGTTGCAGGGCTCTATGCTGATAAGGCTGTAAAAGTTGGTTTTGACAACATTTCTCTTGATAAGACTGAGACAGATATCATTGCACAAATCGACTTTGCCATGAAAGGTGAAGGCTATGAAATGAGCTTTGATACCATGGTCTTGACTGGCGATAACGCTGCAAATCCGCACGGAATTCCTGGTGCAAACAAGGTTGAAAAGGACTCCCTTCTCCTCTTTGACCTCGGTGTCATGGTCAATGGATACGCCTCAGATATGACTCGTACGGTCGCTGTCGGCAAACCAGACCAATTCAAAAAAGATATTTACAACTTGACCCTTGAAGCCCAACAAGCTGCCCTTGACTTTATCAAACCTGGTGTGACTGCTCATGAAGTAGACCGCGCTGCCCGTGAAGTCATCGAAAAAGCTGGTTACGGTGAGTACTTTAACCACCGTCTCGGTCACGGTATCGGTATGGATGTCCACGAATTCCCATCTATCATGGAAGGAAACGACATGGTCATCGAAGAAGGCATGTGCTTCTCTGTTGAACCAGGTATCTATATCCCTGGAAAAGTCGGTGTTCGCATCGAAGACTGTGGTGTTGTCACTAAGGATGGATTTGACCTCTTTACCAGCACCAGCAAAGATTTGCTTTATTTTGATTAAATATAGACAAGCAAAAAGTCAGCTATTGAAGCTGACTTTTTTATTTTATCTTCTTGACGCTCTGAAAGACTACAAATCCCACAACCATCCCCAAGGTGTTTTGCAGGAAGTTTGGAAGAATTTCTGGTAAGGCTGCTGACCAGCCATTCATTAGAGTTGAGCCCAGAGCATAGCCACTTACCATGACGATAGTCGCCAAGACAAGGCCGAGCCATTGCCATTTGCCTTTAAAACCTGCAAAAAATCCTTGCAAGCCATGGTTTACCAAGCTGAAGAACATCCACTGTGGATAGCCTGATAAGAGGTCAATCAAGAAACCTGCTAGTCCTCCAACGACGGCCCCTTCTTTACTGCCAAAGTAAAAGGCAGTAAAGAAAATACCTGCATCCAAGAGAGTCAATATTCCTGTTGCCGTTCCAATTTTCAAGTAATAACCTAGAACTACTGAAAGAGCGGTTAAAAGGGATACAAGGGCGATTTTAGTTGTTTTGGTTTGCTTCATATTGTCTTACTCCATATTGATCTGCTTGTGCAATAGCACGGTAAACGAAAGCTTTAGAACTCTCTACTGCTGGTAAAAGTTCATCACCTTTAACCAAGTGACTGGCGATGCTTGAGGCAAAGGTACAACCTGCACCAGCATTTTGGCCTTGAATGACTGGGTTTTCTAGGACAGTGAAAGTTTGTCCATCATAAAAGACATCTACAGCCTTGTCCTGACTGAGGCGATTGCCTCCCTTGATAATAATTGCTGGCGCTCCTAAATCATGCAATTTCTGCGCTACAGCTTTCATATCTTCCAAGGTTCTAATTTCCTGACCAGCCAATAATTCTGCTTCAGGGAGATTAGGCGTAATCACGCTAACATGAGGGAAAAAACGAATCAACTCTTGACAGAGTTCACTGACTGCCACATCGTGCGTTTCCTTGCAGACCAAGACGGGGTCCAATACCACCGGCACTCCAGGACGTTGCTTGATAAAGTCCAGTGCCTTCTCAGCCACACTGACAGTAGGAAGAAGGCCAATCTTAATCCCTGCAAACTCGACATCACGCAAGCTGTTCAACTCATGTTGAAAAATAGTATCATCCGGAGGGAAGACTTCAAAGCCCTTTTCGGTCAAGGCCGTCAAACAAGTGACAGCTACAAAGCCATGCAAGCCGTTCAAGGTATAGGTAGCCAAATCAGCTGACAAACCACCACCACTAAAAATATCATTCCCAGAAAGGGCTAAAATGCGATTATTCTTCATAACGAATCTCCTTTAAATACAAGCCATTCGGTGCTGCTGTTGGACCTGCAAGCTGTCTGTCTTTTTTTTCCAAGATCAAGTCAATCTGCTCAACTGGCATTCGATTATTTCCGATTTTGAGCAGCGTCCCCACCATATTGCGAATCTGCTTATACAAGAAGCCATTTCCTGAAAAGGTAAAGGTCAAAAACTGCCCTGTCTCATCGACTGTTAAACTGGCTTCTGTAATAGTTCGAACCTTGTCCTCTACACTGGTTCCAGATGCTGTAAAACCGGTGAAATCATGAGTTCCCTCTAGCTTTTTGATTGCCATCTGCATCCGCTCTACATCAAGCGGATAGGGAAAGTGAGTAGCGTAGTGACGACGCATAGGATTTTTGGGACGTCCTCTATCCACGATAAACTCATAGGTCTTGCTGTGTTTGGCATAACGGCAATGAAAATCATCTGCCACAATCTCAATCGAAATCACATCGATATCTTCTGGAGATTGGGTATCCAGAGCAAAACGGAGTTTTTCCTCATCCATCTGATAGGGCAGATCAAAATGAATGACCTGTCCCAGAGCATGGACCCCACTATCCGTCCTACCAGCACCGTGAACAGTGATGGCTTGCCCCTTATTCAATCTCGTTAAGGTTTTTTCGATTTCCTCTTGAACGCTCCGCACATGAGGCTGGCGCTGAAAACCAGCAAAGGCAAAACCATCATAAGAAATAGTTGCTTTATATCTTGTCATAACTTCTATTTTATCAGGAAATAAAAGTGTAAACAAGTTTAAAAACTAATAATTGTCTGGGTACAAAATTCCTAAAAAGAAAAACTTAGGAAATTAATCCTAAGCTCTCTTTTGAAGTGCGTACATAACAAAGATAGAAGTGACAATCAACCAGCAGCCTAGAATGGTGAAGACCAACATACCGTTTTGAGTCACCAAACCAATCGCTCCAAGAATGAAAGGTGTCGTGAAGGCTCCAAAGCTACATCCTAGCACTGCAAAAGATGTTGCCTGATTAAGGAGCTTGGCTGGGATTCTTTCAGAAAGAAGCTGAAAGACAGTGGTCAAGGCCACACTGTAAGAAAAACCTGCCACAACACTTCCAACTACCATCACACCCAATGACGGAGACAAGGCAATCACAATCTGCCCCAATCCAAAGGTGATACCTGACCAAAGGAGCAACCTTTCTTTAAACAGAGAGATAAAGAAAGAAAAACTCACACCTGCCAAGATACCAATCAACTGCATGATACTTAAAACCAAGCTCGATAACTGGGCATCCCCTAGACCTCTTTCCACCATCAGACTAGGAATACGAATAGTGATAGCTGTATTGGTGCAGACAACAACTGCTGCTTCGACAGCCAATAGAAAAATCAAGCTTTTCATCTGTCCTGTCAAACGAGTCGTTTCGGCCTCTTTTTTCTTTGTTTCTTTCTTTTCTTTCCCATAAGGGACAAAGAGCAGATAAAGGATCAATACTAAAAATCCCGCACTGTAGGCCAAGAAGGTCACTGTCCATCCCAAGGATAAGAGTTGACCGACCACTAGAGTCAAAATCGATGCCCCGACAACTTCTGCTGACCCGCGAAGACCCAACATCTGAATCCGTGTCTTTCCATGATAGCGTTCGCTGATGATAGAAATAGCCTTGGCATTGATCATCCCAACACCCAAGCCAAATAAAATCCGCATCGCAAAGACAAAGTTGTATTCCTGATACCAGAAAGGGGCTGTTCCTCCTATAGAGAGGATGAGAAGCCCTAGACTAATCTGAAGACGCTCAGGAAATAACCGCTCCAAAAACCCATTTAAAACCAGCATAATCATGATTCCAAAAGAAGGAAGACTGACCAGGAGCTCGATTTGTTCTTTGGGGTATCCTTGATAGTAGTCAAACATGGCTGGCAGAGCACTTGAGATGGAGAAGGAGGTAATCAAAACGAGGGAGAGGGCCAAAATACTAGCCCGTTCTAAATATTGTTTCATGAATTTTCTTTCTGTATATTTCTCACTGTTGATCCTTTTAAAAGGAAGATGGCAAGAAAAGAAGGAGCCCAATTGAACTAGAGACTCCGTCCTAACTTTCCTAATAGGAAGACTATTTTCGCTTGATTTGCTTGATCAGATAGAAGATGAAGCCTGCAACCATATACGCCGCAAAAATGATCAAACACCATTTGATAACCACGTCCCAACCCTTGTTCACATTTAAAAAGAAATAAGGGAAGGGATTGTCCTTGGAATTCGGAATATTGAGTTTTAAGACCAAGCCATTAAACAAGGCAAAAATCATATAAACCAAGGGCAAGATAGTCCACAAGACTGGATCCCAGATCTTGTATTGACCCCGTTTATCAAAGAAAAGGGTGTCGGCTAAAAACCAGAGTGGAACGATATAGTGGCAAAGGAAATTTTCCACACGGTAAAAGTCTGTCGCAATCGGAGCAAGCATAAAATGGTAAATCACACAGGTAATCATGATACTCATGGTAACACCACCCTTGAGACGAAGCAAGGTCGGACTTTGCCAATTTTCATCTGAACGGCTCATCACACGGAGCAGATAACCCGTGAAAATCGTTACCAAAAGATTGGACAACACTGTGTAGTAAAGGAGCATACCAAAGCCACCGTGCTTGGTAATCTCCAAATAAACTCCTGTAAATGCCGCTAAGAACAAGAGGACACGACTATAAAAGATAAATTTATAATTCAGTTTCATGGCTAGATTTTCTTAACAAATTCTGACTTGAGTTTCATAGCTCCAAAACCATCAATCTTACAGTCGATGTTGTGGTCACCTTCTACGATACGGATATTTTTAACGCGAGTTCCTTGTTTCAAATCCTTTGGCGCACCTTTTACTTTCAAGTCCTTGATTAAGGTTACAGTATCGCCGTCAGCCAATTTATTTCCATTGGCATCGATAGCAACAACACCTTCTTCTACTTCTGCAACTTCTGCAGGATTCCACTCATAGGCACACTCTGGGCAGACCAAGAGACTTCCGTCTTCGTAGACATATTCTGAATTACATTTTGGGCAATTTGGTAAGTTGTTCATAAGTCCTCCTTAAACTAACAATTATTCTTTAAAATTCATATGTTATTGAACAGCAACTATTATACCGTAAAATCCTACTTTTGACAATGTGTCCTAAGTCCAGCAAACAAAAAAATCATGCAACTGTTTACAGTTACATGACTTTTAAAAGATGATTGGTCATGGGCACTTATCAAGCACCTCATGATAAAAGGGGTAGCAACTATATTTTACAAACCAGGAGCTTGTCCAAGTTCTGCTGCAAGCATCCAAACTGTTTTCTCAAGTTCAGCCTTAGCACCAACAAAGATATCGTTTGTAACATCATCGCCTTCTTCATCAGTCACATCCAAAGCATTTTGGAAAAGAGCGATGAGGTAGCGATAAATCGCTAGAACACGTTCCAAGCTTTCTTCAACGTTACGGAATTCTCCTTCTTCTTCTTCGATTTCACTGTGTTGAAGGAATTCTGTCAAAGTTGAGTAAGGTTTGCCGCCAAGGGTGATCAAACGTTCGCTGATTTCGTCAAGATAGCCATCAAGGCTGTCCATGTATTCATCCATTTTTGGATGCCATACGAGGAAACCACGACCACGCATATACCAGTGAACTTGGTGAAGGGCAATGTGAGCCACATACAAGTCTGCTACTGCTTGGTTCAATACTTCCTTTGTTTTTGCCAATGCTACTGGCGCTGTTTTAGATAATGTTGTTACGTCTTTTACTGCTTCTTTTTTCAATTCAACCATATTGATCACCTCATAATATTATTTTTGCAACCATATTTATTGATTACTATCTCAGTATACTACTCCTAGTAGACAAAAGCAAGAAAATTAACCCATATTAAAAAAGTTGTAATTGACTGATAATTTAAGAAAAATATACAGTCTTTAAAAAAAAGACAGTCTTAGCAGACTGTCTGGAATAACTGAGATTATTTTACAAAATCAAGCAATGCCAAGAAGCTTTCAGCTTCAAGTGACGCACCACCAACAAGGGCACCGTCAACGTCTGGGCAAGCCATGTATGAAGCAACGTTTTCAGGTTTAACAGAACCACCGTATTGAACACGAACTTTGTCCGCAACTTCTTGACCAAAGTCTGCAGCTACAACGTCACGAACGACTTTACACATTTTTTGTGCATCGTCTTGTGAAGCTGATTTACCAGTACCGATAGCCCAGATTGGCTCATAAGCGATAACGGATGCAGCAACTTGTTCAGCTGTCAATCCAGCCAATGCAGCAGATACTTGAGCACCTACGAATTCAGCAGCTTTACCAGCTTCGTAAGTTTCAAGTGACTCACCACAACAGATGATTGGAAGCATACCGTTTGCAAAGATTGCTTTTGCTTTTTTGTTGATATCTTCGTCAGTTTCATGGAAGTAGTCACGACGTTCTGAGTGACCGATAACAACGTAGTCAGTACCGATTTCTTTCAAAACTTGTGGGCTAGTTTCACCAGTGAAAGCACCTGCATTTTCAAAGTAGCAGTTTTGAGCAGCAACTTTAAGGTTAGTTCCTTTAGCAGCAGCAAGAACAGTTGTCAAGTCAAGTGCAGGAACTGCGATACCTGCTTCAACAAGGTCTGATGAAGGAAGTTTTGATGCAACGGCTTCAACGAATGCTTTTGCTTCTTCTGGATTTTTGTTCATTTTCCAGTTACCAGCGATAAATGGTTTACGTGACATTTCACATACCTCTTTTTTCATTTTATTTTCTATTATTTTATCATATTTATAAGGAGCTTGCAAACCTTACTCTAATTTTCAAGATTTTTCAAGCGACTAATCTTGCCACAAATTCATGGCATCGAGGAAATCAGCCGAAGCCTGAACTTGTTTGGGATTGTTGACTTCTCGCTCTGCTCGTTTGGCCTCTACCTGAGTCACAGACTGAATACCTTCATGGCGCCAGTTTCGTAGGATTGCCTGAATATATTTCCAGTTTGGCTTGCCATTGAGAACGGCCTCTCGGAGAGCTTCCTTGATCAAATCCGCCTTAACTCCGTCTTCTTTGACAGTCTTAGAAAGGTCTTCGATTTCAAATGGTGTTAATAAGCGTCCCAATTCCTGCTGAAAAGTTTCAACCAGATCCTTCAACTGATTCTGCGGGTTTGGGGCAGTTGCAGATGGAGTTTGTCTATCTAGCAAGCTATCCAAGCGTTCAAAAGCCAAACTAGCATCAAAAATCAGCTCAATTTCCCCATTTAGTTCAATGGTCCGATATTGTAGCAAACCATTTTCTGTCAAATTCGAAATAGATTGGTTGACATCTGCCACCTCTTTCCCAATGATTTCAGCAATCTGACTAGGTGAAACATCTCCTAAGGCTGTGGTATTTTGTAAATAGAAAAATTGCCAGACCAAAAAATCTTCGCTGGAAGGAAAGAGTTCCTTAAAATGCAAGAGCAGGGCACTTGGCAAAACCAAGTTCCCTGATTTAAAAGCGTCAAAATATGTCATAATTCCTCTTATAGATATCCAAATGCAGCCGCATCATCCTCTACCTTTCTCCAGTCAAAAGGGGTTTCTTGATAAACTGCATAGTTTACCCAATTGCTGAAAAAGAGGGCGGCTGATGAAGACCAACAGAGACAGGGCGTCTCATTTACATCATCATTTTTAAAGTAGTTCTCTGGAATATGAGGATTGAGTCCCGCCTCATAATCACGAAAATACTCTCTTGCCAAAGTGTCACGATCGTACTCCAAATGACCAAAACTATAAATCTCACGCAAATCTCGACTAGCTAGAATGGAAACCCCAACCTCAGGACCTTCTGACAGAATCTCCAGATTGGTCTTGTTTAAGATTTCTTCTTTTAAAATCTCCGTATGACGAGAATGAGGAGCTACATAGCGATCATCAAAACCTCTAAAAAGAAGGTGCCCTTCTTTCAAGGTGTCCTGTGGATAAATGCCTGATAGTTTCCGATCCATCTGGTGCTTTTCAACGCCATAGCGAACATAAAGACCTGCTTGTGCTCCCCAACAGATATGGAGGGTTGAAAAAACATGCGTCTTGGACCATTCGATGACCTGTTTAAACTCCTCCCAGTAGTCCACCTCCTCAAAAGGCAAGTGCTCCACTGGAGCTCCTGTGATAATCATTCCATCAAAAAAGTCATCCTTGACCTCTGGAAAGGTCTTATAGAAGGTTTCCATATGTTCGGCACGAGTTGTCTTGGAACGATGTGTTTCCATATATAAGAAATCAATATCTAATTGCAAAGGGGTATTAGCCAAATGCCGTAAGAGTTGCGTTTCTGTTACCATTTTTTGAGGCATGAGATTTAAAATCAAAATCTTCAAGGGGCGAATATCCTGATGAGCGGCCCTTTGGTCATCCATAACAAAGATATTTTCTGTCCTTAAAATCTCCACAGCTGGTAATTTCTTATCAATTCGAATCGGCATAATACCCTCCTAACAGTTCTCTATTTCGGGAATGATGTTGTCTGTGTGAAAGCAAAAACCTCCAAATACTTCTTCCCTTTATTATACTGTATGAAGAT
This genomic stretch from Streptococcus sp. 1643 harbors:
- the truA gene encoding tRNA pseudouridine(38-40) synthase TruA, with the translated sequence MTRYKATISYDGFAFAGFQRQPHVRSVQEEIEKTLTRLNKGQAITVHGAGRTDSGVHALGQVIHFDLPYQMDEEKLRFALDTQSPEDIDVISIEIVADDFHCRYAKHSKTYEFIVDRGRPKNPMRRHYATHFPYPLDVERMQMAIKKLEGTHDFTGFTASGTSVEDKVRTITEASLTVDETGQFLTFTFSGNGFLYKQIRNMVGTLLKIGNNRMPVEQIDLILEKKDRQLAGPTAAPNGLYLKEIRYEE
- a CDS encoding Dps family protein; amino-acid sequence: MVELKKEAVKDVTTLSKTAPVALAKTKEVLNQAVADLYVAHIALHQVHWYMRGRGFLVWHPKMDEYMDSLDGYLDEISERLITLGGKPYSTLTEFLQHSEIEEEEGEFRNVEESLERVLAIYRYLIALFQNALDVTDEEGDDVTNDIFVGAKAELEKTVWMLAAELGQAPGL
- a CDS encoding ECF transporter S component, with product MKQTKTTKIALVSLLTALSVVLGYYLKIGTATGILTLLDAGIFFTAFYFGSKEGAVVGGLAGFLIDLLSGYPQWMFFSLVNHGLQGFFAGFKGKWQWLGLVLATIVMVSGYALGSTLMNGWSAALPEILPNFLQNTLGMVVGFVVFQSVKKIK
- a CDS encoding zinc ribbon domain-containing protein YjdM, which codes for MNNLPNCPKCNSEYVYEDGSLLVCPECAYEWNPAEVAEVEEGVVAIDANGNKLADGDTVTLIKDLKVKGAPKDLKQGTRVKNIRIVEGDHNIDCKIDGFGAMKLKSEFVKKI
- a CDS encoding Xaa-Pro peptidase family protein; translation: MSKLQQIETYLESEKLDVAVISDPVTINYLTGFYSDPHERQMFLFVLAELEPLLFVPALEVERASSTVSFPVVGYVDSENPWKKIQNVLPQLDFKRVAVEFDNLILTKYHGLKTVFETAEFENLTPRIQRMRLIKSADEVQKMMVAGLYADKAVKVGFDNISLDKTETDIIAQIDFAMKGEGYEMSFDTMVLTGDNAANPHGIPGANKVEKDSLLLFDLGVMVNGYASDMTRTVAVGKPDQFKKDIYNLTLEAQQAALDFIKPGVTAHEVDRAAREVIEKAGYGEYFNHRLGHGIGMDVHEFPSIMEGNDMVIEEGMCFSVEPGIYIPGKVGVRIEDCGVVTKDGFDLFTSTSKDLLYFD
- a CDS encoding bifunctional hydroxymethylpyrimidine kinase/phosphomethylpyrimidine kinase → MKNNRILALSGNDIFSGGGLSADLATYTLNGLHGFVAVTCLTALTEKGFEVFPPDDTIFQHELNSLRDVEFAGIKIGLLPTVSVAEKALDFIKQRPGVPVVLDPVLVCKETHDVAVSELCQELIRFFPHVSVITPNLPEAELLAGQEIRTLEDMKAVAQKLHDLGAPAIIIKGGNRLSQDKAVDVFYDGQTFTVLENPVIQGQNAGAGCTFASSIASHLVKGDELLPAVESSKAFVYRAIAQADQYGVRQYEANQNN
- the murT gene encoding lipid II isoglutaminyl synthase subunit MurT, giving the protein MKLKTTLSLLAGRSSHFILSRLGRGSTLPGKLALQFDKDILQNLAKNYEIVVVTGTNGKTLTTALTVGILKEVYGQVLTNPSGANMITGITTTFLTAKSSKTGKNIAVLEIDEASLSRICDYIHPSLFVITNIFRDQMDRYGEIYTTYNMILDAIRKVPTATVLLNGDSPLFYKPAIPNPVQYFGFDLEKGPAQLAHYNTEGILCPDCKGILKYEHNTYANLGAYICENCGCKRPDLDYRLTDLVELTNNRSRFVIDGQEYGIQIGGLYNIYNALAAVAIARFLGADSQLIKQGFDKSRAVFGRQETFHIGDKECTLVLIKNPVGATQAIEMIKLAPYPFSLSVLLNANYADGIDTSWIWDADFEQITDMDIPEINAGGVRHSEIARRLRVTGYPANKITETSNLEQVLKTIEKQDCKHAYILATYTAMLEFRELLASRQIVRKEMN
- a CDS encoding Pr6Pr family membrane protein; protein product: MKLNYKFIFYSRVLLFLAAFTGVYLEITKHGGFGMLLYYTVLSNLLVTIFTGYLLRVMSRSDENWQSPTLLRLKGGVTMSIMITCVIYHFMLAPIATDFYRVENFLCHYIVPLWFLADTLFFDKRGQYKIWDPVLWTILPLVYMIFALFNGLVLKLNIPNSKDNPFPYFFLNVNKGWDVVIKWCLIIFAAYMVAGFIFYLIKQIKRK
- the gatD gene encoding lipid II isoglutaminyl synthase subunit GatD is translated as MVYTSLSSKAGNYPYQLNIAHLYGNLMNTYGDNGNILMLKYVAEKLGAHVTVDIVSLHDDFDENHYDIAFFGGGQDFEQSIIAGDLPAKKESIDNYIQNDGVVLAICGGFQLLGQYYVEASGKRIEGLGVMGHYTLNQTNNRFIGDIKIHNEDFNETYYGFENHQGRTFLSDDQKPLGLVVYGNGNNEEKIGEGVHYKNVFGSYFHGPILSRNANLAYRLVTIALKKKYGQDIQLPAYEDILSQEIAEEYSDVKSKADFS
- the tpiA gene encoding triose-phosphate isomerase; the protein is MSRKPFIAGNWKMNKNPEEAKAFVEAVASKLPSSDLVEAGIAVPALDLTTVLAAAKGTNLKVAAQNCYFENAGAFTGETSPQVLKEIGTDYVVIGHSERRDYFHETDEDINKKAKAIFANGMLPIICCGESLETYEAGKAAEFVGAQVSAALAGLTAEQVAASVIAYEPIWAIGTGKSASQDDAQKMCKVVRDVVAADFGQEVADKVRVQYGGSVKPENVASYMACPDVDGALVGGASLEAESFLALLDFVK
- a CDS encoding MFS transporter; translated protein: MKQYLERASILALSLVLITSFSISSALPAMFDYYQGYPKEQIELLVSLPSFGIMIMLVLNGFLERLFPERLQISLGLLILSIGGTAPFWYQEYNFVFAMRILFGLGVGMINAKAISIISERYHGKTRIQMLGLRGSAEVVGASILTLVVGQLLSLGWTVTFLAYSAGFLVLILYLLFVPYGKEKKETKKKEAETTRLTGQMKSLIFLLAVEAAVVVCTNTAITIRIPSLMVERGLGDAQLSSLVLSIMQLIGILAGVSFSFFISLFKERLLLWSGITFGLGQIVIALSPSLGVMVVGSVVAGFSYSVALTTVFQLLSERIPAKLLNQATSFAVLGCSFGAFTTPFILGAIGLVTQNGMLVFTILGCWLIVTSIFVMYALQKRA